Proteins co-encoded in one Hyalangium ruber genomic window:
- the modA gene encoding molybdate ABC transporter substrate-binding protein, whose translation MRTPLLALLLTFAFPASAAERVLVFAAASTTDALQEIGRAYTQEHGATVEFAFGASSDLARQAVAGAPADAFLSADVAKMDQVEKAGLLQPGTRADLLSNQLVVVVPVDSKRKVASAADLRGVKRLALADPAAVPAGLYAKAWLERTGVWKELEPQVVPLLDVRAALTAVEAGRVDAGVVYATDAAMSKRVRVVFSVSEKEGPRIVYPVAALSKGKASEGGQTFVRFLQGDIARRIFERHGFTVLAGKPSP comes from the coding sequence TTGCGCACACCTCTGCTTGCTCTCTTGCTTACCTTTGCCTTCCCAGCCTCCGCCGCCGAGCGGGTGCTGGTATTTGCCGCAGCAAGCACCACGGATGCGCTCCAGGAGATCGGCCGCGCCTACACGCAAGAGCATGGGGCCACCGTGGAGTTTGCCTTTGGCGCCTCCAGCGACCTGGCGCGGCAGGCGGTGGCGGGCGCTCCCGCGGATGCCTTCCTCTCGGCCGATGTGGCGAAGATGGATCAGGTGGAGAAGGCCGGGCTGCTCCAGCCAGGCACGCGGGCGGACCTGCTCTCCAATCAGTTGGTGGTCGTGGTGCCGGTGGACTCGAAGCGGAAGGTGGCCTCCGCGGCCGACCTGCGCGGGGTGAAGCGGCTGGCGCTGGCGGATCCGGCGGCGGTGCCCGCGGGTCTCTATGCCAAGGCGTGGCTGGAGCGGACGGGCGTCTGGAAGGAGCTGGAGCCCCAGGTGGTGCCTTTGTTGGATGTGCGCGCGGCGCTCACCGCCGTGGAGGCCGGCCGGGTGGATGCCGGGGTGGTCTACGCCACGGATGCGGCGATGTCGAAGCGCGTGCGTGTGGTGTTCTCCGTTTCCGAGAAAGAGGGGCCGCGCATCGTCTACCCCGTGGCCGCCTTGTCGAAGGGCAAGGCCTCGGAGGGGGGCCAGACCTTCGTGCGCTTCCTTCAGGGGGACATCGCGCGGCGCATCTTCGAGCGCCATGGCTTCACCGTGCTGGCGGGGAAGCCCTCGCCGTGA
- a CDS encoding MarR family winged helix-turn-helix transcriptional regulator, which yields MSRNIPIEEDLTGDASRLQELLFAMGRRHSLRDPIASVCEELQFTPPQVHALLWLGRDGALTMGELARRLGVTEKTVTGVVDRLEREGHVQRERITGDRRVVHCRLTPAGQETYQKLDGFLLEAVGQVLGLLDGGDREALFRIIEKITRRLDSPSEAAAEGTREKSL from the coding sequence GTGTCACGGAATATCCCTATCGAGGAAGACCTCACCGGCGATGCCTCGCGGCTCCAGGAGTTGCTGTTCGCGATGGGCCGGCGTCACTCGCTCCGTGACCCCATCGCCAGCGTCTGCGAGGAGCTCCAGTTCACCCCGCCCCAGGTCCACGCGCTGCTGTGGCTGGGGCGCGACGGCGCGCTCACCATGGGCGAGCTGGCCCGGCGGCTGGGAGTGACCGAGAAGACCGTCACGGGCGTGGTGGATCGCCTGGAGCGCGAGGGCCACGTCCAGCGCGAGCGCATCACCGGCGATCGCCGGGTGGTGCATTGCCGCCTGACGCCCGCAGGGCAGGAGACCTACCAGAAGCTCGATGGCTTCCTGCTCGAGGCGGTGGGACAGGTGCTGGGACTGCTGGATGGCGGGGACCGCGAGGCGCTCTTCCGCATCATCGAGAAGATCACCCGGCGGCTGGACTCGCCCTCCGAGGCAGCGGCGGAGGGGACGCGCGAGAAGTCGCTCTGA
- a CDS encoding trypsin-like peptidase domain-containing protein: protein MKARMSSRVSALLLAALALVSCGKESPPNESKPEVPASSETGHTSREVTLPSPIEALGSLAPLTESVRAAVVNVEVRASGVPRRGTPPWQGERRGLGSGFIIDPTGLVLTNNHVVENAVEIQVQLLDGRQFPAELLGTDPLTDVALLRLRGQNVKELPVVKLGDSDAMRVGDWVLAIGNPFGLASSVSLGILSAKARDIQAGPYDDFLQTDAAINPGNSGGPLFNMKGEVIGINTAIAGGGTGIGFAVPSNLVQVLLPQLEKEGAVTRGWLGLGAQDLTPALAEALGLTVRSGAIVVSVEEGTPSAKAGLEPDDVIVFLNEKPITSAGSLTRAVGLMRPGTEVRLELYREGKKHERQVTLGTRPDLEGLATRGVPHTEEESQQRVGLGVSDVAPRLSAQGVPRGALITNVLPGSAAERAGLMPGMVVVEANQKPVRGAADFVRTLREAAPGSVLLLRVQVEDTRALRALTLPD, encoded by the coding sequence ATGAAGGCACGAATGTCCAGTCGGGTGAGCGCGCTGCTGTTGGCGGCGCTGGCCCTGGTGAGCTGTGGGAAGGAGTCGCCCCCCAACGAATCGAAGCCCGAGGTCCCCGCCAGCTCGGAGACGGGCCACACCTCGCGGGAGGTAACGCTGCCCTCCCCCATCGAGGCGCTTGGCTCACTGGCTCCGCTGACGGAGTCGGTCCGGGCCGCCGTGGTGAACGTGGAGGTCCGCGCGAGCGGAGTCCCGCGCCGGGGAACGCCCCCCTGGCAGGGCGAGCGCCGTGGCCTCGGCTCGGGCTTCATCATTGATCCGACGGGGCTGGTGCTCACCAACAACCACGTGGTGGAGAACGCCGTGGAGATCCAGGTGCAACTCCTGGACGGCCGCCAGTTCCCGGCCGAGCTGCTGGGAACGGATCCGCTGACGGACGTGGCCCTGCTGCGCCTGCGAGGGCAGAACGTGAAGGAGCTGCCGGTGGTGAAGCTGGGAGACTCGGACGCCATGCGCGTGGGCGACTGGGTGCTGGCCATCGGCAACCCTTTTGGCCTGGCCTCCAGCGTGAGCCTGGGCATCCTCTCGGCGAAGGCGCGTGACATCCAGGCGGGTCCATATGACGACTTCCTGCAGACCGACGCGGCCATCAACCCGGGCAACTCGGGGGGCCCGCTCTTCAACATGAAGGGCGAGGTGATCGGCATCAACACGGCGATCGCGGGAGGAGGCACGGGCATCGGCTTCGCGGTGCCCAGCAACCTGGTGCAGGTGCTGCTGCCCCAATTGGAGAAGGAGGGCGCCGTCACCCGTGGCTGGCTCGGGCTCGGAGCGCAGGACCTGACGCCGGCGCTGGCCGAGGCGCTGGGGCTGACAGTGCGCAGCGGCGCCATCGTGGTGAGCGTGGAGGAGGGAACTCCGTCCGCCAAGGCGGGCCTGGAGCCGGATGACGTCATCGTGTTCCTGAACGAGAAGCCCATCACCTCGGCGGGCTCGCTCACGCGCGCGGTGGGACTGATGCGGCCCGGCACGGAGGTGCGGCTCGAGCTCTACCGAGAAGGGAAGAAGCACGAGCGCCAGGTGACGCTGGGGACGCGGCCGGACCTCGAGGGCCTGGCCACGCGCGGGGTGCCGCACACGGAGGAGGAATCCCAGCAGCGGGTGGGGCTCGGCGTGAGCGACGTGGCACCGAGGCTGAGCGCGCAGGGCGTACCGCGAGGTGCGCTCATCACGAACGTGCTGCCAGGCTCCGCGGCCGAGCGCGCCGGGCTGATGCCGGGGATGGTGGTGGTGGAGGCCAACCAGAAGCCCGTGCGAGGAGCGGCGGACTTCGTGCGCACGCTGCGCGAGGCGGCGCCCGGCAGCGTGCTGCTGCTGCGCGTCCAGGTGGAGGACACCCGGGCGCTGCGAGCGCTCACGCTCCCCGATTAG
- a CDS encoding YdcF family protein, with the protein MWLSALRARLGSAQRPLLALVGVLTCGVFGLAWRVDRFGQRERATPADALVVLGARVLPGGVPSGALQARVEKAVELYQQGVAPRLVFSGGVGVNPPSEAQVMRALAVRLGVPSEACVLEEQSHSTEQNARYSARLLRELGARRVVVVSDPYHLLRARQYFRLQGLEVATSPALLTERNLDTVDRFYWTVREAIALLLHPRVLLASPPSEEAGTANRGA; encoded by the coding sequence ATGTGGCTCTCGGCCCTCAGAGCGCGGCTCGGCTCCGCCCAGCGACCGCTGCTGGCGCTGGTGGGCGTGCTCACCTGCGGCGTGTTCGGCCTGGCGTGGCGCGTGGACCGGTTCGGACAGCGCGAGCGGGCCACGCCAGCGGACGCCCTGGTGGTGCTGGGGGCGCGCGTGTTGCCGGGCGGCGTGCCTTCCGGAGCGCTGCAGGCGCGGGTGGAGAAGGCGGTGGAGCTCTACCAGCAAGGCGTCGCACCCCGGCTCGTCTTCTCCGGTGGCGTCGGCGTGAATCCTCCGTCCGAGGCCCAGGTCATGCGCGCGCTGGCGGTGCGGCTCGGCGTCCCCTCCGAGGCGTGTGTCCTGGAGGAGCAGAGCCACTCCACCGAGCAGAACGCGCGCTACAGCGCCCGATTGCTGCGCGAGCTGGGCGCCCGCCGCGTGGTGGTGGTCTCGGACCCGTACCACCTGCTGCGCGCGCGCCAGTACTTCCGGCTCCAGGGCCTCGAGGTCGCCACCAGCCCCGCGCTGCTCACCGAGCGAAACCTCGATACGGTGGACCGCTTCTACTGGACCGTGCGCGAGGCCATCGCCCTGTTGCTGCACCCCCGTGTGCTGCTCGCTTCTCCTCCCTCGGAGGAGGCCGGCACGGCTAATCGGGGAGCGTGA
- a CDS encoding endonuclease/exonuclease/phosphatase family protein translates to MTFNIQSGVRGLEGVAEVIRQARPDIVALQEVDRGSRRAQGQDQAAVLAERTGLMYQAHFRTTDLFGGAYGIALLSRFPVEALAQYPLPVPRGAEPRTVVHAVMQVGGREVSIYLTHLIRQPFNSDIRMRQSAIITALLAKDSRPKLLMGDLNDGPDSRTVRLLRRDLTDVFAASGQGAEGTYPLPLPFSPALRIDYVLASEAFVPLRSQVLRVAASDHYPVIADVRLKEAPEEPLVRGAAP, encoded by the coding sequence ATGACCTTCAACATCCAGTCCGGGGTTCGTGGGCTGGAGGGCGTGGCAGAGGTCATTCGTCAGGCCCGGCCCGACATCGTGGCGCTGCAGGAGGTCGATCGCGGCAGCCGACGGGCGCAGGGGCAGGACCAGGCGGCGGTGCTCGCCGAGCGGACGGGCCTGATGTACCAGGCCCACTTCCGCACCACCGACCTCTTTGGAGGTGCCTACGGCATCGCGTTGCTGTCCCGCTTCCCCGTGGAGGCGCTGGCCCAGTACCCGCTGCCCGTGCCGCGTGGCGCCGAGCCCCGCACCGTCGTCCATGCGGTGATGCAGGTGGGCGGACGCGAGGTGAGCATCTACCTCACGCACCTCATCCGGCAGCCCTTCAACAGCGATATCCGCATGCGCCAGAGCGCGATCATCACCGCGCTGCTCGCGAAGGACTCCCGGCCCAAGCTCCTCATGGGAGACCTCAACGACGGGCCGGACTCGCGCACGGTGCGGCTGCTGCGGCGCGACCTCACGGACGTCTTCGCCGCCAGCGGGCAGGGGGCCGAGGGCACCTATCCGCTGCCGCTGCCGTTCTCTCCCGCGCTGCGCATCGACTATGTGCTCGCCAGCGAGGCCTTCGTGCCGCTGCGCAGCCAGGTGCTGCGCGTGGCGGCGTCGGACCACTACCCCGTGATCGCGGATGTGCGGCTGAAGGAGGCTCCCGAGGAGCCGCTGGTGCGTGGCGCGGCCCCCTGA
- a CDS encoding MXAN_6652 family MXYO-CTERM-anchored protein: protein MKSRLFSLGIVGVVAACFLAPSAHAYNAGITDYSGKTANKTCMSAGCHSSNPSTIPTEVTLLGPDSLVAGATGNYTLVIKGGPANKAGMNVAVSNGGGTLTPGGTDLQAISNELTHKGGAKAFANGEVRFDFSLVAPTSAQTVTLYASGNSVNGNSQNTGDNAASITKAIQVTGGSTGTPDAGTGNPDAGSGGGDGDEDDDDGGGCSAAGGAPMVLLLALVAAHMRRRRD, encoded by the coding sequence ATGAAGTCGCGGCTCTTCTCTCTTGGCATTGTCGGCGTGGTGGCGGCGTGCTTCCTCGCTCCTTCGGCTCACGCCTACAATGCGGGCATCACTGACTACTCCGGCAAGACGGCGAACAAGACGTGCATGTCGGCCGGCTGCCATAGCAGCAACCCTTCCACCATCCCCACCGAGGTGACGTTGCTCGGCCCTGACAGCCTCGTCGCGGGCGCCACGGGCAACTACACGCTCGTCATCAAGGGTGGTCCCGCCAACAAGGCGGGCATGAACGTGGCGGTGAGCAACGGCGGCGGGACGCTCACTCCGGGTGGAACCGATCTGCAGGCCATCAGCAATGAGCTGACCCACAAGGGGGGAGCCAAGGCATTCGCCAACGGTGAGGTCCGGTTCGACTTCTCGCTGGTGGCGCCGACCAGCGCCCAGACGGTGACCCTCTACGCCAGTGGCAACTCGGTCAATGGCAACAGCCAGAACACCGGGGACAACGCGGCTTCGATCACCAAGGCCATCCAGGTGACGGGTGGAAGCACGGGCACGCCGGATGCCGGCACGGGCAATCCGGACGCGGGCTCGGGCGGCGGCGATGGGGATGAGGACGACGACGACGGCGGGGGTTGCTCCGCCGCCGGTGGCGCGCCCATGGTGCTGCTGCTCGCCCTGGTCGCCGCGCACATGCGTCGCCGCCGCGACTGA
- a CDS encoding TetR/AcrR family transcriptional regulator, with the protein MASRGSRREGRGREPSAERQARKERRQQGRRAELLVAARAVLVKEGVAGLTMEAVAAAADVSKPAVFYYFRSKEELVGALAVEQLEAEVRVLEAAVAGAASGVEALAALARAKVDFYAEDLDAFRVAYLWPQLIGLPVELLRERVYPLSQRVNDALEARLKEDARAGRLAPGFEPRRLANLAWTTAHGLLALVAGLERAGGSTLHTLHQLRDEACALLLRAGVE; encoded by the coding sequence ATGGCTTCGCGTGGCTCCAGGCGTGAGGGCCGTGGCCGGGAGCCCTCGGCGGAGCGGCAGGCGCGCAAGGAGCGGCGTCAGCAGGGCCGCCGGGCGGAGCTGCTCGTCGCCGCGCGTGCCGTGCTCGTGAAGGAGGGCGTGGCAGGGCTGACGATGGAGGCGGTGGCCGCCGCGGCGGATGTGAGCAAGCCGGCCGTCTTCTACTACTTCCGCTCGAAGGAGGAGCTGGTGGGGGCGCTCGCCGTGGAGCAGCTCGAGGCGGAGGTGCGGGTGCTGGAGGCGGCGGTGGCGGGCGCGGCGAGCGGCGTGGAGGCGCTGGCCGCGCTGGCGCGCGCCAAGGTGGATTTCTACGCGGAGGACCTGGATGCCTTCCGGGTGGCGTACCTCTGGCCGCAGCTCATCGGTCTGCCCGTGGAGCTTTTGCGCGAGCGTGTGTACCCGCTGAGCCAGCGGGTGAATGACGCGCTCGAGGCGCGGCTCAAGGAGGATGCGCGCGCGGGCCGGCTGGCGCCGGGCTTCGAGCCGCGACGCCTGGCCAACCTCGCGTGGACGACGGCTCATGGGCTGCTCGCGCTCGTGGCTGGGCTGGAGCGGGCGGGTGGCTCCACGCTCCACACCCTTCACCAGCTTCGAGACGAGGCGTGCGCGCTGCTGCTTCGAGCCGGAGTGGAATGA
- a CDS encoding DUF4336 domain-containing protein produces the protein MLRPLSEGVFVREVPFRTGGMELGGRMTVIRLPDGGLWIHSPVRMDAETRAAVDALGPVRFLVAPNVMHHVHLGDWAAAYPAARVVAPAGLRAKRPDLRIDGELTETPDPGYAAVFTQQRMQGMPRLDEFLFLHRPSRTLLVTDLAFHIRESSSWLTRTYLKLNRTYGKLAPTVLLKSLVKDKAALRTSLEGVLGWDFERVVVCHGEVLERGGREALRDGFAWLQA, from the coding sequence ATGTTGCGTCCGTTGAGCGAAGGTGTGTTTGTGAGAGAGGTGCCGTTCCGTACCGGAGGCATGGAGCTGGGCGGGCGGATGACGGTGATCCGGCTGCCGGACGGGGGCCTGTGGATCCACTCGCCGGTGCGCATGGACGCGGAGACGCGCGCGGCGGTGGATGCGCTGGGGCCGGTGCGCTTCCTCGTGGCGCCCAACGTGATGCACCACGTCCACCTGGGAGATTGGGCGGCGGCCTACCCGGCGGCGCGCGTGGTGGCACCGGCGGGCCTGCGCGCCAAGCGGCCGGATCTGCGCATCGATGGGGAGCTCACGGAGACGCCGGATCCGGGCTACGCGGCGGTGTTTACCCAACAGCGGATGCAGGGCATGCCCCGCCTGGACGAGTTCCTCTTCCTGCACCGCCCCAGCCGCACGCTGCTGGTGACGGATCTGGCGTTCCACATCCGCGAGTCCTCCTCGTGGCTCACGCGCACGTACCTGAAGCTGAACCGCACCTACGGAAAGCTGGCGCCGACGGTGCTGCTCAAGTCCCTGGTGAAGGACAAGGCCGCGCTGCGCACCTCGCTGGAGGGGGTGCTGGGCTGGGACTTCGAGCGGGTGGTGGTGTGTCACGGCGAGGTGCTCGAGCGCGGCGGGCGGGAGGCGCTGCGGGATGGCTTCGCGTGGCTCCAGGCGTGA
- a CDS encoding pilus assembly FimT family protein, whose protein sequence is MLARTRLRRGFTLLELMTAVAIIAILAGLSFTAMSYGTGRARVNNAMFDVAAIFSAAQLRAMSNGVPHLVVLSQDPTPPDPSEPRHVRITLLERPDTATPTIDDAGWNTLDLINGPDVALSFERTLPDGTVGLAPAPVRDRLVLTAGSGPDSGGFSFLDLDSPRIRRPLPRPFNTIPLSTPDYNPSDTSQPTRELLGGCSFCVANGSRTYGIIRFNADGTVEVLTGQPNSTGGTIAFMPNTTDEAGFIPRLLTIAAPAGAIRTF, encoded by the coding sequence TTGCTCGCTCGCACCCGACTTCGCCGAGGCTTCACGCTGCTCGAGTTGATGACCGCCGTGGCCATCATCGCCATCCTGGCTGGTCTCTCCTTCACCGCCATGTCCTACGGCACGGGGCGCGCGCGGGTGAACAACGCCATGTTCGACGTGGCGGCCATCTTCTCCGCCGCCCAGCTTCGGGCCATGAGCAACGGGGTGCCCCACCTCGTCGTCCTATCCCAGGACCCCACGCCGCCCGACCCGAGTGAGCCTCGCCACGTGCGCATCACCCTGCTCGAGCGCCCCGACACGGCGACGCCCACCATCGACGATGCGGGCTGGAACACCCTGGACCTGATCAACGGCCCGGATGTGGCCCTGAGCTTCGAGCGCACCCTGCCCGACGGCACCGTGGGGCTGGCGCCCGCTCCGGTGCGCGATCGGCTGGTGCTGACGGCGGGCTCGGGCCCGGACTCCGGCGGCTTCTCCTTCCTGGACCTTGACTCGCCGCGCATCCGCCGCCCGCTGCCTCGCCCCTTCAACACCATCCCGCTGAGCACGCCCGACTACAACCCGAGCGACACGAGCCAGCCCACCCGCGAGCTGCTGGGCGGCTGCTCCTTCTGTGTCGCCAACGGCTCCCGGACCTACGGCATCATCCGCTTCAACGCCGATGGCACCGTCGAGGTGCTCACGGGACAGCCCAACAGCACCGGCGGCACCATCGCCTTCATGCCCAACACCACCGACGAGGCCGGCTTCATTCCCCGGCTGCTGACCATCGCCGCCCCCGCGGGCGCCATTCGCACCTTCTAG
- a CDS encoding prepilin-type N-terminal cleavage/methylation domain-containing protein, which produces MSPSRPSARGFSIIEALAAMAVFVIGIVGVMQMNVLASQQNNLARSQTIASKIARDVADSFERLPFNHPVFLRNTGVPANNPDQFSDFNNPDGLYTLQEAIDLDTVRPFLGAADAIIKSEGGGDFYQVAWRSQLVPNTSQPTVFDSRRIAIMVRFPTPGGFRQVTVWSVKYDPASVTLDPDAVLEI; this is translated from the coding sequence ATGAGCCCTTCGCGTCCCTCCGCTCGCGGCTTCAGCATCATCGAGGCCCTGGCCGCCATGGCTGTCTTCGTCATCGGCATCGTCGGCGTCATGCAGATGAACGTGCTGGCCAGCCAGCAGAACAACCTGGCCCGCAGCCAGACCATCGCCAGCAAGATCGCCCGCGATGTCGCTGACTCCTTCGAGCGGCTGCCCTTCAACCACCCCGTCTTCCTCCGCAACACGGGCGTGCCCGCCAACAACCCGGATCAGTTCAGCGACTTCAACAACCCCGACGGGCTCTACACGCTGCAAGAGGCCATCGACCTGGACACGGTGCGCCCCTTCCTGGGTGCCGCCGACGCCATCATCAAGTCCGAGGGCGGCGGCGACTTCTACCAGGTCGCCTGGCGCTCCCAGCTCGTCCCCAACACCTCGCAGCCGACCGTGTTCGACTCGCGCCGCATCGCCATCATGGTGCGCTTCCCCACCCCTGGCGGCTTCCGTCAGGTGACCGTCTGGTCCGTGAAGTATGATCCGGCCTCCGTCACCCTCGACCCCGACGCCGTCCTGGAGATCTGA
- a CDS encoding PilW family protein — MRPPLRSRGFTLVELLIGGAVGAVVLLGISLTFISQARQYQAHASRRAIQANARQALAFMGRAVRTAGYGVNPDRAVLAYDSYDVESDSAVPGYPDAVVIHWRDTLFRRNVASANSNQIIVQQLPVDPADPGAERGLREPLRRGQILLVLCPLARQHAFVTVRDFVPVGETTIPLDQTMPASAVNTPIGAPGRLFHEQASLDSEACFSAPGTQVVKVRRAAFYVAMFDADGLGSTPERTPYLMMHQGLDMPTDTQPQGDNVIDVNDSVPVAEGIEQLQVAYILNSNNDTAPLVRGVTDDPMLSPNYYGEQWERIDPSLLTNWFFDPSVRFTDARRMADHPANIRQVRLTVVSRSTVADPDIRGDNLLTATEGAPLANGTIPWRQLENLGTPAIEDFNPSGRRFYRVLLRESITPKNMMMNSQFPPVSFTANTLGGG, encoded by the coding sequence ATGCGTCCCCCTCTCCGCTCTCGCGGCTTCACCTTGGTCGAGCTGCTCATCGGCGGCGCCGTGGGCGCCGTGGTGCTGCTGGGCATCAGCCTGACCTTCATCTCCCAGGCCCGGCAATACCAGGCGCACGCCAGCCGCCGCGCCATCCAGGCCAACGCGCGCCAGGCCCTGGCCTTCATGGGCCGCGCCGTTCGCACCGCCGGCTATGGCGTCAACCCGGACCGGGCCGTGCTCGCCTACGACTCCTATGACGTGGAGAGCGACTCCGCCGTGCCGGGCTACCCGGACGCGGTCGTCATTCACTGGCGCGACACGCTCTTCCGCCGCAACGTGGCCTCCGCCAACTCCAACCAGATCATCGTGCAGCAGCTGCCAGTGGACCCCGCGGATCCGGGCGCCGAACGAGGCCTGCGCGAGCCGCTGCGCAGGGGGCAGATCCTCCTGGTGCTCTGCCCGCTGGCGCGCCAGCACGCCTTCGTCACCGTGCGCGACTTCGTGCCCGTGGGTGAAACCACCATCCCCCTGGACCAGACCATGCCGGCCTCCGCGGTCAACACGCCCATCGGCGCTCCCGGTCGGCTGTTCCACGAGCAGGCCTCGCTGGACTCCGAGGCCTGCTTCAGCGCGCCCGGCACCCAGGTGGTGAAGGTCCGCCGCGCCGCCTTCTACGTGGCCATGTTCGATGCCGACGGCCTCGGGAGCACTCCCGAGCGCACCCCGTATCTGATGATGCACCAGGGGCTGGACATGCCCACCGACACGCAGCCGCAGGGAGACAACGTCATCGACGTCAACGACTCGGTCCCGGTGGCCGAGGGCATCGAGCAGCTCCAGGTGGCCTACATCCTCAACTCCAACAACGACACCGCGCCGCTCGTGCGCGGCGTGACGGACGACCCGATGCTGTCGCCCAACTACTATGGCGAGCAGTGGGAGCGCATCGACCCGTCCCTGCTCACCAACTGGTTCTTCGACCCGTCCGTGCGCTTCACCGATGCGCGGCGCATGGCGGACCACCCGGCCAACATCCGCCAGGTGCGCTTGACGGTGGTGTCGCGCAGCACCGTGGCCGACCCGGACATCCGGGGCGACAACCTGCTGACGGCCACCGAGGGTGCTCCGCTGGCCAATGGCACCATCCCCTGGCGTCAGCTCGAGAACCTGGGCACGCCCGCCATCGAGGACTTCAACCCCTCGGGCCGCCGCTTCTACCGGGTGCTGCTGCGCGAGTCGATCACCCCCAAGAACATGATGATGAACTCTCAGTTCCCCCCGGTTTCCTTCACCGCCAACACCCTGGGCGGAGGTTGA